CCCCTTTCTGCCCTTCGCCATCTTTGACTGGATGGCCCGCGTGCTGCCCGGGGGGCTGATCCGCTTCGTGATCGAAAATATGGTGGCGATCATCCAATTCGTGCAGCGTATTGTGCCCATTGGTGATACGTCCACTGCGGCCAAGCTGGCCGAGCAAGTCATTGCGATCGTGCAGTTTCTTGGTCTCGGTGCAGTGCTGGGCGCCTTGCTGGCGGGTTTGCCGCGCCGCCAATCCCTGCGTAGCTATGGCCTGGCGGCCGGTTTGCTGCTGCTAGCGCTTACGTTGGTGATACACACTCAACTGGGCATTGCCGCGGGCTTGGGCAGCCTGGTGTTGGGCCTGCTCTACCTTGCCTGGGGTTGGGGGCTGGCGCGCCTGGTCGAAGCCTATCAGCAGCGCGCCAGCGATGCGACCCCAGGCCAGCTTGATCGCCGCCAGTTCCTGGCGGTGAGTGGTGCCGGCCTGGCTATCGGCGCCCTGGGCGCTTGGGGGGCTAGCCGCCTGTTCGCCGCCCAGGCCATGCCGCCGCGCAGCGCCAGCACGCCCGTGCCGCTCAATCCCGACGATCCCTTCGGCGCGCGGCTCACCAGTGGGCCGGCGGCTTCGCCGTCGCCGGAGGTCTTGGCGGCGCGCCCGGCCGCAGTGCGCGGCACGCGCCCAGAGCTGACCGATAACGCCGATTTTTATCGCATTGACATCAATACGCGCCCACCGCAGATCGATGCGGCCACCTGGCGCTTGCAAATTGCCGGTATGGTCAATACGCCCCTCACATTCACCCTCGCCGAGCTGCAGCAGATGCCAGCCCAAACGCAGATCGTCACCATGCAATGTATTTCCAACACGGTGGGCGGTGATCTCACCAGCTCTTCGCGCTGGACCGGTGTGCGTTTCAAAGACGTGCTGGCACGCGCCGGGGTGCAAGCCGGTGCGGCGGGGGCTTACATCACCTCGGCGGATGGCTTTTACGAATTTGTCACGCAAGCCGATATTGAAGACGAGCGCACCCTATTGGTATATGCCATGAATGGCGGGCCGTTGGTGTATGAACACGGTTTCCCGCTGCGTGTCTACATCCCCAATCGCTATGGCATGAAACAGCCTAAATGGATCGAGCGCATTGAGCTGGTGCCCGAACGCCTGGATGGCTATTGGGTTGAGCGCGGCTGGGATCGTGAAGCCTTTGCGCACACGGTGTCGGTGATCGATACCGTGGTGGTGGACCCGGATGTGGGCGCGGCAGGCCAGGCCACCTGTGGCGGCATCGCCTGGGCGGGCGATCGCGGCATTGGCCGCGTAGAGGTAAAGGTGGACGAGGGCCAGTGGCAGGCGGCCGAATTGCTGGCGCCGCCCCTCAGCGCGCTGAACTGGATTCTATGGCGCTATCACTTCCCCTATGCGATGGGGCGGCATGTGCTGCAAGTGCGTGCCTATGATCGGGCGGGCCAGCCGCAAGAGACGCGTAACGCACCGCCGGCACCCAGTGGCGCCACCGGCATCCATCAGGTGGTGGTGACGCTATAAACAAAAACGCCTCTCACATGAGAGGCGTTTTTATGTTCTTCAGGTGGGTGCTATTGCACCATGAAGTTGAGGGTGGTTTCCAACTCGCCGTTGAGGTACAGATCCACCTTGTAGTTGCCGCTGGGCCACAGCATGCTGTTGTTGGCCAGGTCGAAGGTTAGCACGGCGTCGCCGCTTTCAATGCTTACTTCGTCGATCACGGTGTCCGGCTCCTCGCCCACCACGTTCACCGCAGTCCACACCGCACGTACTTCGGTGCTGTCGGTGGCGTTGGCCAGGTCTACGATGGCGTAGAAAATGTCCGAGGCGCCATACACGCTGGTGCGCGTGGTGCCCGCCGAGTCAGCGGCCATATAGGCATCCTGGAAGTTGGCTGTGCTGGCGCTAAAGCCACAGGCCAGGGCGGCGAGGGCTAAAACGGCCAGCGCGAGCAAAACTTTGAAATTCACGTTCTTCATGGGTCTCCTCAATAGGTGATATTGACACGGTTAACTTATTTTGTAGCCGGAGTGTTACTGGGCGGCGTGGGTTGTTCGGCTTCTTGCGACGCGTCGTTTTTGGCAGGCGCCAGGTTGAGCTCTACCTTGTCTTCCATTTGGATCTGGCCGCGCAGGAAGGCGCCTTCTTCGGTGGCCATCGAAACCGTGACGACATCGCCCCACACCCGGCCGGTGGAACGGATCTCCACCTTCTCCGCCAGAATGTCGCCGCGCATCGCCCCGGCCACGATCACATGGCGAGCGCGTAGCTGCTGGCAGGTAACCCGGCCGGTGGGGCCGATGACCAGCAGGCCATCCAGCTCAATTTCGCCTTCATAAGCGCCTTCTACGCGCACGCCACCGCTGCCGGTGAGCTTGCCGCGCAGGTTCACACCATCCGCCACGACGGAGGTAATGCGCTCCGTGGGCGGCGGGGCGGCTTGTTGCTGCGGAACGCTGGCTTTGCGGCGGAACATCAGGCGGCGGCCGGCCCCTCTTCGCCGTTGCTATCGGCAATGCCGACGGTATTGAAGCCTGAGTCGACGTACATCACTTCGCCAGTGATGCGCTTGGAATGGTCAGACGCAAAGAATAGCGCGGCGTTACCCACATCTTCGATGGTTACGTTCTCGCGCAGCGGCGCGGCCTCGGCAAACTTGCTGTACAGGCCCTTAAAGCCCGAGACGCCTGCCGCGGCCAGGGTGCGGATCGGCCCGGCGGAGATGGCGTTGACACGGATTTTGCGTGGCCCGAAATCGCGCGCCAGATAGCGCACCGAAGATTCCAGGGCGGCTTTGGCGACGCCCATTACGTTGTAGCTGGGTACCGCTTTTTGCGAGCCGTAGTAGGTCATCGTCATCAACGAGCCCCACTCCGGCAGGTAGGGCGCGAACGCACCCGCCAAGGCCGTGAAGGAATACACGCTGATGTCCATAGCCGTGTGGAAGCCGGCGCGGCTGGTGTTGTAGTACGGCCCGCTCAGCTCTTCACGATTGGCAAACGCCACGGCGTGCACCAGGATGTCAATCTGCCCGTAAACGCTGTGCGCCTTCTCGGCAATGCGGGCAATGTCCTCATCTTTGGTCACGTCACAGGCTTCGATGAACTGGCTGTTGATCGATTGGCCCAGCGGTTCCGCACGCTTTTTCAGCACGTCCCCGGCGTAGCTGATGCCCACGTTGGCGCCATTGTCGTGCAGGGCCTTGCACACCCCCCAGGCGATCGAGCGCTCATTGGCCACACCGAACACCAGGGCGTTCTTTCCTTGCAGTAAGCTCATTATTGTCTCCTCAGTTGTTTGATGGCAGCGCTGCCGCGGGCAGATCTGCGATGTAGCGCCAGGGCTGGCTGAGCCAGGGTTCCGGAGTGGCACCCAGGCCGACGCGTGGCCCGCTGCGTACCAGGCTGTCTGGCACCGGCTTGGCGCGCTCCACGAAGATTATAGCTTCGCGAGCGGTCAGGCTCAGGCGGTTGTGCTCGCCGGTAATGCCGAAGGCTTGGGCCAGTTTGCCTGGCCCATCGGTCCATATACGGGCAGGGCGCCCCTTGCGCCGCCTGGCAATCAGTTCTAACCCCTCAGTGGGCTGCACGGCGCGGATCAGAACCGCATGCGGCGTGCCCTCAGGTTGGGTGACGAAGTTCAACATCCAATGATTGCCGTAGGTGAAATAAACGTAGGTATACCCGGCCGGGCCATACAGCGGCGCCGTGCGTGCCGTGCGCCCGGCACGCGCATGGCAGGCCAGGTCAGTTTCCCCGCAATAGGCTTCGGTCTCGGTGATCAGGCCGGCAATGCGCTGGGTGCGGCCGCCGATGCGCTGCACGTGCACCAAGCGCTGGCCCAGCAGCGCACGCGCCACTTCGGGAGTAGGCTGCAAAAAGAAGGCGGCCGAGATACGACGCGCCGCCATCGCTACGCCGCCGCTGTGCCCGGCAGTAGCGCGAGCAACTCATCAATGCGGCGGATCTGATCACAATCGGGGTTGTGGTACAGCTCGTTCCAGTTGAGCAGAATGCACTGCAAACCTGCCTGCCGTGCGCCAAGGATATCGGCGTAGTAATTATCGCCAATGTACAGCACGCTTTCTGCCGGGGTATTGAGGAATGCTAGCATGCGCAGAAAGATCTGCTTGTCCGGCTTGTAAGCGCCCAGTTGGCTGGCGGCTAGAAAGAAATCCATATGCAAATCCAGCGCCAGCGCATTCATTTCGGCGTGGACTGGCCTGGGGCGATTGGTGAGCAACCCAATGCGGTAGCCGCGCTGGCGCAGGCTGATCAATGCGGCGCGGGTCTCCGGGAGCACATGGCTGATTGGGGAGTAGTTCTCGCGCATATAGGCGTGCACTTGGGCGGCATACTGCTGGGCGTCCGCGTCGGCGAAGCCCAGCGCCAACAGGCTGCGCACGCCGTAATTGACCCAGAATTCCTGCGTGCCCTCTTTATAGGCGGTGATATCCGCTTTCAGCTCCGCAGAGCTGGCCCAGTATTGGTGTTCCCAGCGCTGGCCGGCCCGGCGTTCCTCCTGTGTGAGCGGCCGGCCCCGCAGCGTCTCCGCAAAATCGGAAATGAAGGCGTGCGCATGCGGTTCGTTGTAGCGCAGCGTATCGTCGAGATCAAAAACAATCGTTTGAATCGGCCGTACGTCTAAATCCTTAACCACCAATGTAAGACATCTCCACTTTGGGCAGGGCCACCGTATTGGCCGAGCGTAATTCCGAATAGCGATCCTCGCGCTGGCGCCACACCGCCGCGATCGCCTCTTGCAGCGCGGCCGCATCGGCGCCGCGGCGCAGCAGGCTGCGCAGGTCGGCGCCGCCCACCGCGAACAGGCAGGTGAACAAGCGCCCATCGGCGGAAATGCGCGCCCGTGAACAATCACCACAAAACGGCTGCGAAACCGAAGCGATCAGCCCCAGTTCGCCTTGCCCGTCGGCATAGCGGTAACGGGTGGCCACTTCGCCGCGGTAGTTAGGCTGCAAGGGTTCCAGGGGCAGCTCACGCTGGATCAACGCCACCATTTGTTTGGCGGTGATCACATCATCCAGGCGCCAGCCATTGCTGTGGCCTACATCCATGTATTCGATCAGACGCAGGATGTGGCCGCGCTGGCGGAAGTAGTGCGCCATGGGCAGAATGGCATGCTCATTTACGCCGCGTTTGACCACCATATTGACCTTGATCGGGGCCAGGCCGGCGGCCGCGCTGGCTTCGATCCACTCCAGCACACGCGCCACCGGAAAATCAACATCGTTCATGGCTTTGAAGGTAGCGTCATCCAGCGCATCCAGGCTGACGGTCATGCGGCTCAGACCGGCGGCCTTCAACGCCGCCACGCGTTCGACCGGGAAAGAGCCATTGCTGGTAAGGGCGACATCTTCCACGCCGGGGATGGCAGCCAGCCGGGCGATCAGCTCGTCCAGCCCCTTGCGCATCAGCGGCTCACCGCCGGTGAGGCGCACCTTGCGCACCCCCAGCGCCACGAAGGCGCCCGTCAGGCGCTCAATCTCATCAAAGCTGAGCAATTGTTCCGGCGGCATAAAAGCATGCGCTTTACCGAAGATTTCCTTGGGCATGCAGTAGGTGCAGCGGAAATTACACCGGTCAGTTACCGAGATGCGCAGATCATGAAGCGGACGGGCGCGTGTATCGAGAAGAGTGCTCATAAGGAACAAAAGAGGCGTAGTGAAGCACTACGCCTCTGGTGATGCGTCACTACAAGCGATTATATCGCGCCGGATTACTGGATGATCTCAGGCTTGCGCGGCGTCTTGCGGTTGCGCAGCAACATCGAGATGCCCGCCACGATCAGCAGCACCGGCCAGAACCGTGTGAGTATGTTCGGCCCGCCGAGCACGCCACTGAAAAAGATGAACAGCGCGGCGCTGAGCAGGATCGAGCTGGCCGCTTCGCGCAGCCCACTGAGGAAGTGGCCCTCAAGCAGATTTTTTACCAGGCTGCCGATGCCCGCAAAGCCAGGGATCAACGCCCACATGTAGGACCAACTGCTCCAGTCGCCCGACTGGTTTTGGTAAAAGAAGATGCCACCCAGGCCAGCCAGGATGGCCGCTGGCACCGCCATTGAGGGTGAGCGCAAAACGACGCTGAGTACAAAGAACAGCGCGCCCAAGCCCACGATCAGGATCGGCCAACTGAGATCGAGCTGCAACTGGTCAGCCAGTTCAGGATAGAACTGGCCCGCCAAGAACCAAGCCCCGGCTGCCAAAAGAAGCACGCCGAGCACGGCATTGTTTGTGCGTTGATTATTCACATCGTCCTCCATCTACTGCTATACGCAAAATACCGCCATGCGTTTCACTGTTTAGGTGCGTGGCTGTGGCGGTCGCGAAACACCCCGGCCACGCCCAGCAACACCAGTGCACTGCCCACCAAGGTATGTATGGTGATCGGTTCATGCAAGATAAAGTAACCTAGCAGCATGGCCAGCACCGGATTGATGTAGGCATAGGTCATCACGATGCGCGTGGGCAGCAGCTTAAGCGCGGTGACATACGCGGTGAAGGCCAAGGTGCCGAAGATCACCAGATAGAGCCAGGCCAGCCAGGCTTCTTGATTGGGCGTGGGCGCGGGCTCGTTGGTCAGCACCATCATCAGCGCAAAACCAATCGCGCCGAAGAGCATCTGGTAGCCGGAGCTGACCCGTGGGGTGAGGCTGAGCTGGTTGCGCGCCTGGTACACCGAGCCAGCGGACCAGGCCACCGAGGCGATTTGCAACAGCAGGATGGCGATCACATCCGCATGAATCCCGGAGGTCAGCGAGGGCAAGGTGAGCACCACGATGCCCAGGAAGCCGATCACCAGCGCGGCGAACAGCCGTGGCGAGGGCAACTTGCGGTCCCAGATCGCTTCGATCAGCGCGGTCCATATCGGGGTGGCGGCCAGCAAGAGCGCCGCCAGGCCTGAGGCGGTGCGCTGCTCGGCAAAGGCCACCAGGCCATTGCCCAGCATCCATAACAGAGTGCCCGAGGCAAACAGCACCAGCATTTCGCGCCGGGTGATGCGCACACGTTGCTTTTGTAGATAGGCCCAAAGGATCAATAAGGCCCCGCCCAGCGCGGCGCGCATCAACCCCATGGTGAAGGGCGGGAAGCCGGCGCCTTCGCGCACCGCAATGCGAATGGCCAGGTAGGTGCTGCTCCACACCAGGTACACCACCGCCAAGTTGGCGAGCCCGGCTGGGTTGAGTGCACTGGGGGAGGGAGATTTGTTTTGCATTAGTGCCTTTCCGCGGGTGCGCTGCGAGAAGGGGCCGCTGCCCGGCTGCGATGCACGATGACCACACCGAGCAAGACCGCCATGGCACCCAGCCATTCGCGGCGGGTGAGCCACTCACCCAGCAGCGGGCCGGCAATGATGGCGGTGATCAACGGTTGGGTCAGCAGCGTGGGCGAGACCATCGAGGCTGGCAGGTGGCCCTGGGCATAGGTAAGCGCCATCCAGCCACCGCCTTGCACCAGCAAGCCCAGCACCAGCAGGTAGAGATAGGTTTTTTGCGAATAGCCGAACAGCGGGATCTGCAATGCCAGGCAGATCAGTAGCAAGAGCACGCTGGCCACCGCGGCGGTGAGCCAGAAGAAAGACAGCGTATCCAACTGGTCGCGCCCGCGTTGGGCCGTGAGCATATAGCCGCCATAAAAGAACGAGCCGATCAGGCCCAGCATCCCGCCCAGGTTGAGATCAATATGCGCCTGCAGGTCGATCCCCAGCACCACCAGTGCGCCGGCCATGGCCAGCAGCAGGCCCAGCCAAAAAGTGGGCTTGAGCCGCTCGCGGAAGATGAACAGCGCCCCCAGGCCCACCCACAGCGGCGCGGCGTTGCCCAGCAGGGTCGGGATGGTGGCGCCGCCATAGGCCACTCCGCTTGACCAGGCGGCCAGGTCGATCGCCAGGAAAATGCCCGCCAGCGCGGCAATGCCAATCCCGCGTCGCGGCAGGGCTGGCTTGTGGCGCCGGCTGGCGGCAAACGGCACGGCGAAGGCCAGGGTGACGATGGCCATGCGATACAGGCTGACGATGCTGCCGGGTGCCTCGGCGAGGCGCGTAAAAATCGCCGAAAGACCGATGATCAAAGTGCCGCAGATCAGGGCGGCATACGCTTTCCATTTGGGTTGGGTGCTGGGCATAAGCCTCAATTCTAATCGATGGCGTTCGATAGAAGAAACAACCCCAATCCACGCGCCGCGTGTCTTTTCTATACTAATTTCGTTCTGATAGTTGACTACTAAAATGTAGGCAACACACGCTAGGTATAATCCTCAGGCGAGTGTGGAGGACCCATGGAAGACAAGAACAATCAACCCGAAATTCTGGAACGCGATCCACGTGGCGCCCCCAGCGGCCTTGGCACTCAGTTCAAGTTGCTGCTGCGTTTGCTGCGCGATCCGCGCGTCAGCCCGCTGCTCAAGATCCTGCCGGTGGCGGCGGTGGTCTATATGATCTCCCCCTTGGATGCCGCGGTACCCGTCATCGATGATGCTGTAGTGCTCGGCCTGGGCTGGTATGGCTTCCTGGAGCTGTGCCCGCCGGATGTGGTGGCAGAGCACCGCGCCGCCCTGGCCGCCGAAGCGAGAGGCTAGCATGCAATACCTGCAAAAATTTCTGCCCCCTGGTGGCGGGCGGGTATCTGATTTCCTTAACCAGTTTCGCCTGACCTGGCGCCTGTTGCGGGATCGCCGCGTCAACACGCTGTATAAGCTCATCCCCATCGCTTCCCTGCTGTATTTGATCTCCCCGTTGGATTTTGCCATCCCGCTGCTGGATGATGTCGCCGTGCTGTGGGTTGGCAATTCCATCTTTACCGAGCTGTGCCCCGCCGATGTGGTCGAAGAGCACCGTGCCGCGCTCGAAAAAGGCGGCCGCCGTGCCCAGATCAAGATCGATGAGGGCGATGTGATGGATGCAGACTATAAGGAGATGGAATAAAACGCCTGGCGCTGCTCCTGCCCTTGGTGTTGCTGCTGGCGGCGTGTAACAGCCGCCCAGCGCCAAACACCGCGCCGGCCGAGCCCACCATCTCCACCCCGCAGCCTGCGGCTAGCAATCCTACTCAGGCTGCGGATGCCACCCTGCAAATCGAAAAATCAACTCAGCCCCCGGTGGGCTTTGCTGACCCGGCCGCCTATAGCTGGAACCTGGTAAGCGATGGCTTCGCCCAACCGCTGCTGGTGACGCATGCCGGTGACGGCAGTGGCCGCCTGTTTGTGGTTGAGCAGCAGGGCATGATCATCGTGGTGGAAAACGGCCAGCGTTTGGCTACACCATTCCTGGACATTCGCTTTGAAGTGGGCAGCGACGGTAACGAGCAAGGCTTGCTCGGTCTGGCCTTCCACCCAGACTTCGACAACAACGGGTACTTCTACGTAAACTACACCGGCTTGGGCGGCAACACGGTGATCTCGCGTTTCCAGGTATCGGCGGATGGCACTGTGGCCGATGCCAATAGCGAAATGCCGATCCTGTATATTGCCCAGCCCTACAGCAATCACAATGGTGGCCACTTGGAGTTTGGGCCGGATGGCTACCTCTACATTGGTAGCGGTGACGGTGGCTCCGGTGGGGACCCGCAGGGCAATGGCCAATCGCGTGAAACCTTGCTGGGCAAACTGCTGCGCCTGGATGTGAATGTGGATGGCCCCTATGGCATCCCGGCAGACAATCCTTTCGTCTCCGGCGGTGGCTTGGATGAGATTTGGGCCTATGGCTTGCGCAACCCCTGGCGCTTCAGTTTTGACCGTGCCACTGGTGATCTCTACATCGCCGATGTGGGCCAGGGCGAATGGGAAGAGGTGCATGTGCTGCCCGCGGGCACTGGCAACGGGGCCAACCTGGGCTGGAACTACTACGAAGGCACCCACGCCTACGAAGGCACCCCGCCCGGCGAGCAGGCCTTTGAATTCCCGGTTGTCGAATACACCCACGGGCAACGCTGTTCGATCACCGGTGGCTATGTCTACCGCGGTGCGGCGCTACCCGCCTGGAACGGCATCTACTTCTTTGGTGATTTTTGCTCCGGCGAAGTGCTGGGTCTGTATCAAGCAGCCGATGGCCAGTGGAACAACCAGGTGTTGTGGGATAGTGGCGCGCTGATCACTTCGTTCGGCCAGGATGAAGCCGGCGAGCTGTACCTGGTGGATCGCAACGGCGGCATCTACCAACTACAAGCCACCCCCTAAGCCAGGCTGAATGGCGGCTCCCTCGGCTCCCCTTGCGGATATTGTTGTCGTCTATAACCCGCAATCCAGCGCTGCCAATCTCGCGCGCCTGCGCCAGGTAATTGCCGCAGCCTTCGGGGCGCGCCCAGTGGATTTTTGCGAATGCAGCCCGCAGGCCGATATGCCAGCCCGCCTGGCGCCCTGGCTGGCCGCCGGCGTGCGCCTGGTGATCGCCGCGGGCGGGGATGGCACGATTTCCGATGTAGCCGAGGCGCTGGCCGGGCACGCCGTGGTACTGGGCATCCTG
The DNA window shown above is from Anaerolineales bacterium and carries:
- a CDS encoding molybdopterin-dependent oxidoreductase gives rise to the protein MATTRNAATIWGGAVLGGLAAALLTGLLALAEPLLGIPFLPFAIFDWMARVLPGGLIRFVIENMVAIIQFVQRIVPIGDTSTAAKLAEQVIAIVQFLGLGAVLGALLAGLPRRQSLRSYGLAAGLLLLALTLVIHTQLGIAAGLGSLVLGLLYLAWGWGLARLVEAYQQRASDATPGQLDRRQFLAVSGAGLAIGALGAWGASRLFAAQAMPPRSASTPVPLNPDDPFGARLTSGPAASPSPEVLAARPAAVRGTRPELTDNADFYRIDINTRPPQIDAATWRLQIAGMVNTPLTFTLAELQQMPAQTQIVTMQCISNTVGGDLTSSSRWTGVRFKDVLARAGVQAGAAGAYITSADGFYEFVTQADIEDERTLLVYAMNGGPLVYEHGFPLRVYIPNRYGMKQPKWIERIELVPERLDGYWVERGWDREAFAHTVSVIDTVVVDPDVGAAGQATCGGIAWAGDRGIGRVEVKVDEGQWQAAELLAPPLSALNWILWRYHFPYAMGRHVLQVRAYDRAGQPQETRNAPPAPSGATGIHQVVVTL
- a CDS encoding polymer-forming cytoskeletal protein produces the protein MFRRKASVPQQQAAPPPTERITSVVADGVNLRGKLTGSGGVRVEGAYEGEIELDGLLVIGPTGRVTCQQLRARHVIVAGAMRGDILAEKVEIRSTGRVWGDVVTVSMATEEGAFLRGQIQMEDKVELNLAPAKNDASQEAEQPTPPSNTPATK
- a CDS encoding enoyl-ACP reductase; amino-acid sequence: MSLLQGKNALVFGVANERSIAWGVCKALHDNGANVGISYAGDVLKKRAEPLGQSINSQFIEACDVTKDEDIARIAEKAHSVYGQIDILVHAVAFANREELSGPYYNTSRAGFHTAMDISVYSFTALAGAFAPYLPEWGSLMTMTYYGSQKAVPSYNVMGVAKAALESSVRYLARDFGPRKIRVNAISAGPIRTLAAAGVSGFKGLYSKFAEAAPLRENVTIEDVGNAALFFASDHSKRITGEVMYVDSGFNTVGIADSNGEEGPAAA
- a CDS encoding DNA-3-methyladenine glycosylase; amino-acid sequence: MAARRISAAFFLQPTPEVARALLGQRLVHVQRIGGRTQRIAGLITETEAYCGETDLACHARAGRTARTAPLYGPAGYTYVYFTYGNHWMLNFVTQPEGTPHAVLIRAVQPTEGLELIARRRKGRPARIWTDGPGKLAQAFGITGEHNRLSLTAREAIIFVERAKPVPDSLVRSGPRVGLGATPEPWLSQPWRYIADLPAAALPSNN
- a CDS encoding HAD family hydrolase; this encodes MVKDLDVRPIQTIVFDLDDTLRYNEPHAHAFISDFAETLRGRPLTQEERRAGQRWEHQYWASSAELKADITAYKEGTQEFWVNYGVRSLLALGFADADAQQYAAQVHAYMRENYSPISHVLPETRAALISLRQRGYRIGLLTNRPRPVHAEMNALALDLHMDFFLAASQLGAYKPDKQIFLRMLAFLNTPAESVLYIGDNYYADILGARQAGLQCILLNWNELYHNPDCDQIRRIDELLALLPGTAAA
- the moaA gene encoding GTP 3',8-cyclase MoaA yields the protein MSTLLDTRARPLHDLRISVTDRCNFRCTYCMPKEIFGKAHAFMPPEQLLSFDEIERLTGAFVALGVRKVRLTGGEPLMRKGLDELIARLAAIPGVEDVALTSNGSFPVERVAALKAAGLSRMTVSLDALDDATFKAMNDVDFPVARVLEWIEASAAAGLAPIKVNMVVKRGVNEHAILPMAHYFRQRGHILRLIEYMDVGHSNGWRLDDVITAKQMVALIQRELPLEPLQPNYRGEVATRYRYADGQGELGLIASVSQPFCGDCSRARISADGRLFTCLFAVGGADLRSLLRRGADAAALQEAIAAVWRQREDRYSELRSANTVALPKVEMSYIGG
- a CDS encoding EamA family transporter, which translates into the protein MQNKSPSPSALNPAGLANLAVVYLVWSSTYLAIRIAVREGAGFPPFTMGLMRAALGGALLILWAYLQKQRVRITRREMLVLFASGTLLWMLGNGLVAFAEQRTASGLAALLLAATPIWTALIEAIWDRKLPSPRLFAALVIGFLGIVVLTLPSLTSGIHADVIAILLLQIASVAWSAGSVYQARNQLSLTPRVSSGYQMLFGAIGFALMMVLTNEPAPTPNQEAWLAWLYLVIFGTLAFTAYVTALKLLPTRIVMTYAYINPVLAMLLGYFILHEPITIHTLVGSALVLLGVAGVFRDRHSHAPKQ
- a CDS encoding DMT family transporter; the encoded protein is MPSTQPKWKAYAALICGTLIIGLSAIFTRLAEAPGSIVSLYRMAIVTLAFAVPFAASRRHKPALPRRGIGIAALAGIFLAIDLAAWSSGVAYGGATIPTLLGNAAPLWVGLGALFIFRERLKPTFWLGLLLAMAGALVVLGIDLQAHIDLNLGGMLGLIGSFFYGGYMLTAQRGRDQLDTLSFFWLTAAVASVLLLLICLALQIPLFGYSQKTYLYLLVLGLLVQGGGWMALTYAQGHLPASMVSPTLLTQPLITAIIAGPLLGEWLTRREWLGAMAVLLGVVIVHRSRAAAPSRSAPAERH
- a CDS encoding PQQ-dependent sugar dehydrogenase; amino-acid sequence: MVLLLAACNSRPAPNTAPAEPTISTPQPAASNPTQAADATLQIEKSTQPPVGFADPAAYSWNLVSDGFAQPLLVTHAGDGSGRLFVVEQQGMIIVVENGQRLATPFLDIRFEVGSDGNEQGLLGLAFHPDFDNNGYFYVNYTGLGGNTVISRFQVSADGTVADANSEMPILYIAQPYSNHNGGHLEFGPDGYLYIGSGDGGSGGDPQGNGQSRETLLGKLLRLDVNVDGPYGIPADNPFVSGGGLDEIWAYGLRNPWRFSFDRATGDLYIADVGQGEWEEVHVLPAGTGNGANLGWNYYEGTHAYEGTPPGEQAFEFPVVEYTHGQRCSITGGYVYRGAALPAWNGIYFFGDFCSGEVLGLYQAADGQWNNQVLWDSGALITSFGQDEAGELYLVDRNGGIYQLQATP